Proteins encoded in a region of the Paenibacillus sp. E222 genome:
- a CDS encoding nucleotidyltransferase family protein has protein sequence MEQIKEAISNLIPQTDKMGAIQFVRQHRLESFVSDRFDGDFTEELQIDLYNIKKLNEDKLAFLKRVHSRQGIKPLVIKGFTAFYLTGNTALLRKSKDVDVFAQDPSEFVRILLEDGFNEIKSPNPHEYSMLTKDSIEIDLHRHFPIASYPRDLGQRELNKELTTNEPLQFVNYLDYDSIIHHTVELPDCLIPTVTMSALIACINIFNDYVTGFAKAPSMKLIEVIEVIELIDHQNFNRGVFAQLVNLYGAQDAVSFTNYITQELFGMELVYMDGLRTYSKYPQIFFWQFNTWFIPERIQDITVTDKLDPIFRVMDSSKAKVSCHARNVYSNKSIKYPLLGIEKNNGGESPEIEMEVLMKDILSVTVHVNTDSDIDDDVIHIQIGKFRKTLTRNKFAYFSRDVVKYDRTDRGYAVEFKISQEDIPDLMSNHYDHIILFVEHHLERHVSSNFYFIDIVYQC, from the coding sequence GTGGAACAAATAAAGGAGGCCATCTCGAATCTTATACCTCAAACGGACAAAATGGGGGCCATCCAATTTGTCAGGCAACATCGATTAGAGAGTTTCGTTAGTGATCGATTCGATGGTGATTTTACAGAAGAGTTACAAATTGATCTGTATAACATCAAGAAGTTGAATGAGGATAAATTAGCTTTTTTGAAAAGAGTTCATTCAAGACAAGGAATAAAACCATTAGTTATCAAGGGGTTTACAGCGTTTTACTTGACCGGGAATACCGCTTTATTAAGGAAAAGCAAGGATGTTGATGTTTTTGCGCAAGATCCTTCCGAATTTGTCAGGATTCTGTTGGAGGATGGTTTCAATGAAATAAAGTCACCCAATCCGCATGAATATTCCATGCTAACTAAAGATTCTATTGAAATTGATTTGCATCGGCATTTTCCGATTGCTTCATATCCGAGAGATCTGGGGCAGAGGGAGTTGAACAAAGAATTAACTACGAATGAACCATTGCAGTTCGTAAATTATTTGGATTACGATTCGATCATTCATCATACGGTAGAATTGCCGGATTGTCTGATTCCTACAGTAACGATGTCAGCTTTAATCGCTTGCATTAATATATTCAATGATTATGTGACGGGTTTCGCCAAAGCTCCATCCATGAAGCTGATCGAGGTCATTGAAGTTATCGAGTTAATAGATCATCAGAATTTTAACAGAGGTGTTTTTGCACAGTTGGTTAATCTTTATGGGGCTCAAGATGCTGTGTCTTTCACTAATTATATCACCCAGGAATTATTCGGCATGGAGCTAGTTTATATGGATGGGTTAAGAACTTACTCAAAATACCCACAAATATTTTTCTGGCAATTTAACACATGGTTTATTCCTGAAAGAATTCAGGATATTACAGTGACAGATAAGTTAGACCCTATCTTCAGGGTTATGGATTCTTCGAAGGCTAAGGTCTCATGTCATGCACGTAATGTATATTCCAATAAGAGTATAAAATATCCATTATTAGGAATTGAGAAAAATAATGGCGGGGAATCACCTGAGATAGAGATGGAAGTCCTAATGAAAGATATATTATCCGTCACTGTACATGTGAATACGGACTCAGACATAGACGATGATGTTATTCATATCCAAATAGGGAAGTTTAGAAAAACGCTGACGAGAAACAAATTTGCATATTTTTCTAGGGATGTTGTCAAATATGATCGGACGGATAGAGGATATGCTGTGGAATTCAAAATCAGCCAAGAGGATATTCCTGACCTAATGAGTAATCATTATGATCATATCATTTTGTTTGTTGAACACCATCTAGAGAGACACGTTAGTAGCAATTTTTATTTTATTGATATTGTTTACCAGTGTTGA
- a CDS encoding AAA family ATPase gives MKHPIFLSGPHGSGKTTLLNKLNEKHDIFYENDFDIDFLKEFPNIRNLSDFERCLIRLYHRIYLTNYADTLAASKPENVIITSRGIYDSAAYISTYRKLNWFEEQHFERLKFILEHSGYQPYTIVLNPPPEVVAGRLDGRRKEGTRKTRDDVFLSEDSYEFIENICQFFSGLRDSEHILYIEDNTDSDIEKILSWVDEINADRPIFNTR, from the coding sequence ATGAAGCATCCCATTTTTTTATCAGGTCCGCACGGGTCAGGCAAAACGACGTTGTTAAACAAATTAAATGAAAAACATGATATTTTCTACGAAAACGATTTTGACATTGATTTTCTCAAAGAGTTTCCCAACATCAGGAATTTGTCTGATTTTGAGCGTTGCTTAATCAGACTTTACCACAGAATCTACCTGACTAATTATGCAGACACATTAGCTGCCTCCAAACCTGAAAACGTAATCATTACATCTCGGGGAATTTATGATTCAGCTGCTTATATATCGACTTATCGGAAATTAAACTGGTTCGAAGAGCAACATTTTGAGAGACTGAAGTTCATTCTTGAGCATAGTGGTTATCAACCGTATACCATTGTGTTAAATCCGCCACCTGAAGTGGTGGCTGGAAGGCTCGATGGAAGACGAAAAGAGGGTACAAGAAAAACAAGGGACGACGTATTTTTGAGTGAGGACTCCTATGAGTTCATAGAAAATATATGCCAATTCTTTTCCGGCTTAAGAGATTCGGAGCACATTTTATATATTGAAGATAATACGGACAGTGATATTGAGAAAATACTGTCATGGGTCGATGAAATTAACGCAGATAGACCCATCTTCAATACACGATAA
- a CDS encoding ABC transporter permease, producing the protein MTLKLFGKLVFLLTKERMEYRGDFLLAVIAQIINYTGDYIIIWLFLRKFDTLAGWSWPEIALLYSLGLFTYALGASFSFVQMRDLENQVKNGTFDSILIKPVNPYLYLVCRGFNLGYLAHVAISGSVLLWALFKLNLNLSEVEVLYLILCIIGGAMIQAGFMSVIGAVSFIWIRTNFLFTLFFKFKEFISYPLPVFGTFIQVLLTFVIPFAFINFYPAAFLLTKGTALLSSWSMWIVPVIGPLVYLLGYRLWMLSVNKYQGAGG; encoded by the coding sequence ATGACATTAAAACTTTTCGGAAAATTAGTCTTTTTGTTAACCAAAGAAAGAATGGAATATCGCGGGGACTTCCTCCTTGCAGTTATCGCTCAAATCATTAATTATACCGGAGATTATATTATTATTTGGCTTTTCCTAAGAAAGTTTGATACTCTGGCAGGTTGGTCTTGGCCTGAAATTGCGTTGTTGTACAGTCTGGGGCTGTTCACATATGCACTAGGAGCCTCTTTTTCATTTGTGCAAATGCGGGATCTTGAGAATCAAGTGAAGAATGGGACATTTGATTCCATATTGATCAAACCCGTTAATCCATACCTATACTTGGTATGCAGGGGATTCAACTTGGGATACCTTGCACATGTGGCGATATCCGGGTCTGTGCTGCTCTGGGCACTTTTTAAGTTAAATCTGAATTTATCCGAGGTTGAAGTGCTGTACCTTATTCTCTGTATTATTGGCGGGGCCATGATTCAGGCTGGATTCATGTCGGTAATCGGAGCCGTATCCTTTATTTGGATTAGAACAAATTTTTTGTTCACCTTATTTTTTAAATTTAAGGAGTTCATATCGTATCCACTCCCTGTATTTGGCACATTCATACAAGTACTTTTAACGTTTGTCATTCCATTTGCGTTCATCAATTTCTATCCAGCTGCATTCTTGCTTACCAAAGGCACAGCGCTGTTGTCATCATGGAGCATGTGGATTGTACCTGTGATAGGTCCTCTGGTTTATTTACTCGGTTACCGTCTGTGGATGCTCAGCGTGAATAAATATCAAGGTGCAGGAGGTTAA
- a CDS encoding TetR/AcrR family transcriptional regulator, whose product MVQAKKDEVRKEIEYAALKVFFEKGYVDAKMNDIADEINISVGNIYTYFKNKKELFYAVVPPDLVDYLKNVLVETIHFDNQTLFEETDSERKSALLQEQVDVLRKYRNQIVIIFEKNKGTIYTNAKNELVELMIKTKKAYLKNQYKRYEIGAVENLILLNILAHNVIDMNLDLLKRDMSEDSRKQIFEALYVYRLYGMKSLNE is encoded by the coding sequence ATGGTGCAAGCCAAGAAAGACGAAGTCAGGAAAGAGATTGAATACGCGGCGCTCAAGGTCTTTTTTGAAAAGGGCTATGTGGATGCCAAGATGAACGATATCGCGGATGAGATCAATATTTCCGTGGGCAATATCTATACATATTTTAAGAACAAGAAAGAACTATTCTACGCCGTCGTGCCACCGGATCTGGTGGATTATTTGAAAAATGTGCTGGTGGAGACCATTCACTTTGATAACCAGACCTTGTTCGAGGAAACGGATAGCGAGCGAAAGTCAGCGTTGTTGCAGGAACAGGTGGATGTATTACGTAAATACCGGAATCAGATTGTCATCATCTTTGAAAAGAATAAAGGCACCATCTACACCAACGCCAAGAATGAACTTGTTGAGCTGATGATTAAGACCAAAAAGGCCTATCTGAAGAATCAATATAAACGATATGAGATTGGCGCCGTAGAGAACTTGATCCTACTGAATATCCTCGCACACAACGTGATCGACATGAACCTGGATCTATTGAAGCGGGATATGAGTGAGGACAGCCGGAAGCAAATTTTCGAAGCGTTGTATGTATACAGACTGTACGGTATGAAGAGTCTCAACGAATAA
- a CDS encoding class I SAM-dependent methyltransferase: MDLRVFDNISFESLYERLDSRWNSNHELKKYIHRAKFDKLLSHLTTGESLLDIGRGGSVDGILGVLAAKKGLNVTISNVSEKNLKVIQKFAEIQGVKEQITFVEALPFELPFKDQSFQNVIALHILEHLPDFKQGLEEIRRVSQNKAIVALPTCLNFCAISRLGGAHYFEFSWKSPFSLIYGSWRLLYHAVKGDEGVAEDMEEFGRVNKHLWRFPWKMRKSLKEGGFEIVQFGPDAIPLPWFNAWLPLMRKLDRFSYHPILKYFGMGSHAVLSKKMDIKNN, encoded by the coding sequence GTGGATTTAAGAGTATTCGACAATATCAGTTTCGAAAGCTTGTATGAGCGATTGGACAGTAGGTGGAATTCAAACCATGAGTTGAAAAAATATATTCATCGAGCTAAATTTGACAAGTTACTATCTCACCTAACAACTGGAGAGAGTCTGCTTGATATTGGGAGAGGCGGCTCTGTAGATGGTATACTTGGCGTATTAGCAGCCAAAAAAGGATTGAATGTGACCATAAGTAATGTGTCGGAGAAAAATCTGAAAGTGATTCAAAAATTTGCAGAGATTCAAGGTGTGAAAGAACAAATCACATTTGTGGAAGCGTTACCTTTTGAACTTCCTTTTAAGGATCAATCGTTTCAAAACGTAATTGCATTGCATATTTTGGAACACCTCCCCGACTTCAAACAAGGTCTGGAAGAAATAAGAAGGGTCAGTCAAAACAAAGCTATCGTTGCGCTTCCAACATGTTTGAATTTCTGTGCAATATCACGACTCGGTGGTGCCCATTATTTCGAGTTTTCCTGGAAGAGCCCCTTCTCGTTAATTTATGGTTCATGGAGATTGTTATACCATGCGGTAAAAGGTGACGAGGGGGTGGCGGAAGACATGGAGGAATTCGGGAGGGTTAACAAGCATTTGTGGAGATTTCCATGGAAGATGAGAAAGAGCCTGAAAGAGGGCGGGTTTGAAATTGTCCAATTTGGCCCGGATGCGATTCCACTGCCATGGTTTAATGCTTGGTTGCCTTTAATGAGAAAATTGGACAGGTTTAGTTACCATCCGATACTTAAGTATTTTGGAATGGGAAGTCATGCGGTTTTATCCAAAAAAATGGATATTAAAAATAACTAA
- a CDS encoding IMP cyclohydrolase: MSSHVNEVLERNLNNLRENQYPGRGIVIGLTPDQLHYVQIYWIMGRSENSQNRIFVEENGFVRTEAFDSSKLTDPSLIIYSPIKFYEDHHIISNGDQTETIYHALSAGKTFENALDEREFEPDPPNFTPRISGLLQIGTAVPRYKLSILKSFYNDPQYCIRNIYNYEKAIPGLGHCITTYAANGDPIPSFEGEPFIVSVFDDINETLDFYWNTLNRETKVAVLAKYIHVENGKVTINCINKHSYSGITQS; encoded by the coding sequence ATGAGTAGTCATGTTAATGAAGTTTTGGAACGTAATTTAAACAATCTTAGAGAAAACCAATATCCTGGAAGAGGTATCGTCATCGGTCTTACGCCTGATCAGCTGCATTACGTTCAGATTTATTGGATAATGGGGAGAAGCGAGAACAGCCAGAATCGTATATTCGTGGAGGAAAATGGGTTCGTTCGGACGGAGGCTTTTGATTCCTCCAAACTGACAGATCCATCATTAATTATTTATTCTCCGATAAAATTCTATGAAGATCATCATATTATATCGAATGGAGATCAGACAGAAACCATTTATCATGCTCTGAGTGCAGGGAAAACTTTCGAGAATGCCCTGGATGAACGAGAGTTTGAGCCGGACCCACCTAATTTTACTCCGAGAATATCTGGATTGTTGCAAATCGGAACAGCCGTACCTCGTTATAAGTTATCCATATTAAAATCGTTTTATAATGATCCGCAATACTGTATAAGAAATATCTATAATTACGAAAAAGCCATTCCTGGGCTTGGCCACTGTATAACAACCTATGCGGCAAATGGAGACCCGATTCCTTCTTTTGAGGGCGAGCCGTTTATAGTCAGCGTCTTTGACGATATCAACGAAACGCTTGATTTTTATTGGAATACCTTAAATAGGGAAACCAAAGTAGCTGTTTTAGCCAAATATATTCATGTTGAGAACGGGAAAGTCACCATTAACTGCATTAATAAGCATTCATACAGTGGAATTACCCAATCATAA
- a CDS encoding amidohydrolase family protein, with protein sequence MNTAYALKNVNLIHGDSSRNLQKNMTILVNEQGLIQDIGQDNEVLIPTHYTTIDLSGKYVMPGLINAHVHLFADGKPFSLSVSEGLLQFAYDRILNTKFGRNVLKKRMKRNALTALHAGVTTMRSVGEFFYTDVQLRDEINNGDFVGPNLLVSGFFLSVTGGHGAPFLALVGDSPWEAQRNVRINVKHGVDLIKICVTGGVTDAKMVGEAGRLQMTVEEVAAICDEAHKIGLRVAAHVESTEGVRVALQGGVDTIEHGSEMDDEIIRLYKNNPNALNGYTALIPTLQAAYPSATLDTSITKVSATVKENSRLVYDSMLQGVKQAIENDITIGIGTDAAMPYVTHYDMWREMDHYMRQANLNNKQVIDMVTRTNAKILGVDDVTGTVDIGKHADLIVMEQNPLEHIEALSDISMVMVKGNLIQTPSVTRINEVDDVLNSVW encoded by the coding sequence ATGAACACCGCTTACGCATTGAAAAATGTCAATCTGATCCACGGCGACTCAAGCCGCAATCTGCAAAAAAACATGACCATTCTCGTCAATGAGCAAGGTCTCATTCAGGATATCGGCCAAGATAATGAGGTGCTTATCCCAACTCACTACACAACGATCGACCTCTCCGGCAAATACGTAATGCCTGGACTGATTAATGCCCACGTGCACCTCTTTGCAGATGGTAAACCGTTTAGTCTCTCGGTCAGTGAAGGCTTGTTGCAGTTTGCCTATGATCGAATATTGAACACGAAATTCGGCAGAAACGTTTTGAAAAAACGCATGAAACGCAACGCACTGACCGCACTCCATGCGGGTGTAACAACGATGCGCAGTGTGGGGGAATTCTTTTACACTGATGTCCAACTGAGGGATGAGATTAACAACGGTGACTTTGTCGGTCCTAATCTGCTTGTCTCCGGATTTTTCCTAAGTGTAACGGGCGGACATGGTGCTCCATTTCTGGCTCTGGTGGGCGACTCTCCGTGGGAAGCACAAAGAAATGTACGGATCAATGTGAAACACGGCGTGGATCTGATCAAAATCTGTGTTACGGGTGGCGTGACGGATGCGAAAATGGTGGGCGAAGCTGGACGTTTACAGATGACGGTGGAGGAAGTTGCGGCGATCTGCGATGAAGCGCATAAGATTGGCCTGCGGGTGGCAGCCCATGTGGAGAGCACGGAAGGAGTAAGAGTTGCGTTACAAGGTGGCGTCGATACCATCGAGCACGGTTCGGAGATGGATGACGAAATCATTCGTTTGTACAAAAATAATCCCAATGCCCTGAATGGCTATACCGCACTTATCCCCACCCTGCAAGCCGCTTATCCATCCGCCACACTGGATACCAGCATAACGAAGGTAAGTGCAACGGTAAAAGAGAATTCCAGACTCGTCTACGATTCCATGCTCCAAGGCGTCAAGCAAGCGATCGAAAATGACATCACCATCGGAATAGGCACCGATGCCGCCATGCCTTACGTGACTCACTATGATATGTGGAGAGAGATGGACCACTACATGAGACAGGCCAACCTGAACAACAAACAGGTCATCGACATGGTGACCCGAACCAATGCGAAGATCCTCGGTGTTGACGATGTTACAGGGACGGTGGATATCGGAAAACATGCTGATCTGATTGTCATGGAGCAAAATCCGCTGGAACATATTGAGGCCTTGTCGGATATCTCTATGGTCATGGTCAAAGGAAATCTAATTCAAACACCATCTGTCACAAGAATCAACGAAGTCGACGATGTTCTAAACTCAGTTTGGTGA